A region from the Microcella frigidaquae genome encodes:
- the dapE gene encoding succinyl-diaminopimelate desuccinylase translates to MTETAVPAADHPLEHALDDVVALTAALVDIASVSGDERMLADAIEHVLRLRAPHLEVVRDGDAIVARTHLGRAQRVVIAGHIDTVPVNGNLPSRLELDGGSGDARTGTLHGRGTVDMKGGCAVMLALAVALAEPAYDVTWVWYDHEEVEANLNGLGRLARTRPELLAADFAILGEPSNAGIEGGCNGTLRVELTATGRRAHSARAWMGVNAIHGLAPVLDLLARFEPLEIEVDGLRYREGLNAVGIRGGVAGNVIPDEAVITVNYRFAPSRSVAEAEQELRDLFASVAPAVTMTVTDASGGARPGLDAELAQHFAAAVGGTPQPKFGWTDVARFAELGIPAVNYGPGDPSLAHTDDERVPIEQIIACERGLRAWLTGEPVG, encoded by the coding sequence GTGACCGAGACCGCCGTCCCTGCCGCCGACCACCCGCTCGAGCACGCCCTCGACGATGTGGTGGCCCTGACGGCGGCCCTCGTCGACATCGCGAGCGTCTCGGGCGATGAGCGGATGCTCGCCGACGCGATCGAGCACGTGCTCCGCCTCCGCGCCCCGCACCTGGAGGTCGTGCGCGATGGCGACGCGATCGTCGCCCGCACGCACCTCGGCCGCGCCCAGCGCGTCGTGATCGCCGGGCACATCGACACCGTTCCGGTGAACGGCAACCTGCCCAGCCGGCTCGAGCTCGACGGGGGCAGCGGCGATGCCCGCACCGGTACCCTCCACGGCCGCGGCACCGTCGATATGAAGGGCGGCTGCGCGGTCATGCTCGCGCTCGCCGTGGCGCTCGCCGAGCCCGCCTACGACGTGACGTGGGTCTGGTACGACCACGAGGAGGTCGAGGCCAACCTCAACGGCCTCGGACGCCTCGCCCGCACCCGGCCCGAGCTGCTGGCCGCCGACTTCGCGATCCTCGGCGAACCGAGCAACGCCGGCATCGAGGGTGGCTGCAACGGCACGCTCCGCGTCGAGCTCACGGCGACCGGCCGGCGGGCCCACTCGGCGCGCGCCTGGATGGGCGTCAACGCGATCCACGGTCTCGCCCCCGTTCTCGACCTGCTCGCCCGCTTCGAGCCGCTCGAGATCGAGGTCGACGGCCTGCGCTACCGCGAGGGGCTCAACGCTGTCGGCATCCGCGGCGGGGTCGCGGGCAATGTCATCCCCGACGAGGCGGTGATCACGGTCAACTACCGCTTCGCGCCGTCGCGCTCGGTCGCCGAGGCCGAGCAGGAGCTGCGCGACCTGTTCGCCTCGGTCGCGCCCGCGGTCACGATGACGGTCACCGACGCCTCGGGCGGCGCCCGCCCGGGGCTGGATGCGGAGCTCGCACAGCACTTCGCCGCCGCGGTCGGCGGCACCCCGCAGCCCAAGTTCGGCTGGACGGATGTCGCCCGCTTCGCCGAGCTCGGCATTCCCGCCGTCAACTACGGCCCCGGCGACCCGTCGCTCGCTCACACCGACGACGAGCGCGTGCCCATCGAGCAGATCATCGCCTGCGAGCGCGGGCTGCGCGCCTGGTTGACGGGGGAGCCGGTCGGGTGA
- a CDS encoding DUF3117 domain-containing protein: protein MAAMKPRTGDGPMEAVKEGRLIIVRVPLEGGGRLVVSVNDDEARELHDALAAAIG, encoded by the coding sequence ATGGCTGCCATGAAGCCCAGGACCGGCGACGGACCGATGGAGGCTGTCAAGGAGGGTCGCCTCATCATCGTGCGCGTCCCGCTCGAGGGCGGCGGCCGCCTGGTCGTCTCGGTCAACGACGACGAGGCCCGCGAGCTGCACGACGCTCTCGCTGCCGCCATCGGTTGA
- a CDS encoding class I SAM-dependent methyltransferase yields MASKDLSWKFVEDRTVEPDVIRGARAQSLELGVEPISAATGAQLAVITAALAAEQLIEIGTGVGVSGLWLLQGAPDAQLTSIDVEADHHEAARRHFTDAGHPAARVRLITGRASEVLPRMNEGSYDAVLIDADPASIAEYLEHALRLVRPGGAVLLPHALWHDAVPDPARRDGVTAELRGILAELLESTAVRTAVSPVGDGLLQIVTAR; encoded by the coding sequence GTGGCCAGCAAAGATCTGTCGTGGAAGTTCGTCGAGGACCGCACGGTCGAACCCGACGTCATCCGCGGCGCGCGCGCGCAGTCGCTCGAGCTCGGCGTCGAGCCGATCAGCGCGGCCACCGGCGCGCAGCTCGCGGTCATCACCGCGGCCCTGGCGGCCGAGCAGCTCATCGAGATCGGCACGGGCGTCGGGGTCTCCGGCCTGTGGCTGCTGCAGGGCGCTCCGGATGCGCAGCTCACGTCGATCGACGTCGAGGCTGACCACCACGAGGCGGCTCGTCGGCACTTCACCGACGCCGGGCACCCGGCGGCGCGGGTGCGCCTCATCACGGGCCGCGCGAGCGAGGTGCTGCCCCGGATGAACGAGGGCAGCTACGACGCCGTGCTGATCGACGCCGACCCGGCCTCGATCGCCGAGTACCTCGAGCATGCGCTGCGGCTCGTCCGCCCCGGCGGGGCGGTGCTGCTGCCGCACGCGCTGTGGCACGATGCGGTGCCCGACCCCGCCCGGCGCGACGGCGTCACGGCTGAGCTGCGCGGCATCCTCGCCGAGCTGCTCGAGTCGACGGCCGTTCGCACCGCGGTGTCACCGGTCGGCGACGGTCTGCTGCAGATCGTCACCGCCCGCTGA
- a CDS encoding sec-independent translocase: protein MSWGLTFEKLLLIGLIAVLIIGPDRLPGYAAQFGRFVRTVRDMANGAKQRMRDEMGPDYDDVDWKKLDPRQYDPRRIIREALLEDEAPPTRPGAVAAAAPRESAYAQRQRLIREGRPAPFDPEAT from the coding sequence GTGTCCTGGGGCCTGACGTTCGAGAAGCTGCTGCTCATCGGACTCATCGCCGTGCTCATCATCGGCCCCGACCGCCTGCCGGGGTACGCCGCCCAGTTCGGCCGGTTCGTGCGGACCGTGCGCGACATGGCCAATGGCGCGAAGCAGCGGATGCGGGACGAGATGGGCCCGGACTACGACGACGTCGACTGGAAGAAGCTCGACCCGCGGCAGTACGACCCGCGCCGCATCATCCGCGAGGCGCTGCTCGAGGACGAGGCACCGCCCACCCGGCCTGGCGCCGTGGCGGCGGCCGCACCCCGCGAGTCGGCCTACGCGCAGCGGCAGCGGCTGATCCGCGAGGGGCGCCCGGCGCCGTTCGACCCCGAGGCGACCTAG
- a CDS encoding LysR family transcriptional regulator, with protein sequence MDVRRLQLLRELADRGSITAVARATHRTASAVSQQLKVLEAEVGVPLTERRGRGLVLTGAGLALADTARRIAVAIEAAEALWQEFAASPQGIVTVSTFPTAGQMLLPGVLLAAREEPGLEIVVTDHDLPQPEFAMLTPDYDLVLADSQGIPAHWSEQGLTVVPLMTEPFDVALPAGHRLVEKSVVRPADLIDEDWIGAPLGYPYDRVHDRLAAVVGREPRIVQRIMDNIIVERLVAAGVGIAILPRFTTRSHGNGIVTRPITGLSAERQISALLRADRAERPSVRRVIELLQAEAERVMEGYRTVGEPRTVTAAIPTVGGAGLWSASA encoded by the coding sequence ATGGATGTCCGCCGCCTGCAGTTGCTGCGCGAGCTCGCCGACCGCGGCAGCATCACCGCGGTCGCCCGGGCCACGCACCGCACCGCATCCGCCGTCTCGCAGCAGCTGAAGGTGCTCGAGGCCGAGGTGGGCGTCCCCCTGACCGAGCGCCGGGGTCGCGGGCTCGTGCTCACCGGCGCGGGGCTCGCGCTCGCCGACACCGCGCGCCGCATCGCGGTCGCGATCGAGGCCGCCGAGGCGCTGTGGCAGGAGTTCGCGGCGAGCCCGCAGGGCATCGTCACCGTCAGCACCTTCCCCACCGCCGGGCAGATGCTGCTGCCCGGAGTGCTGCTCGCCGCGCGCGAGGAGCCGGGCCTCGAGATCGTCGTCACCGACCACGACCTGCCGCAGCCCGAGTTCGCGATGCTGACCCCCGACTACGACCTCGTGCTCGCCGACTCGCAGGGGATCCCCGCGCACTGGAGCGAGCAGGGGCTGACCGTCGTACCGCTCATGACCGAGCCCTTCGACGTGGCGCTGCCCGCCGGGCACCGGCTGGTCGAGAAGAGCGTCGTCCGCCCGGCCGACCTCATCGACGAGGACTGGATCGGGGCGCCGCTCGGCTATCCCTACGACCGCGTGCACGACCGCCTGGCGGCCGTCGTCGGCCGCGAGCCGCGCATCGTGCAGCGGATCATGGACAACATCATCGTCGAGCGCCTCGTCGCCGCCGGCGTCGGCATCGCCATCCTGCCCCGCTTCACCACCCGCAGCCACGGCAACGGCATCGTGACGCGTCCCATCACCGGTCTCTCGGCCGAACGGCAGATCTCGGCGCTGCTGCGGGCCGACCGCGCCGAGCGGCCGAGCGTGCGCCGGGTGATCGAGCTGCTGCAGGCGGAGGCCGAGCGCGTCATGGAGGGCTACCGCACGGTCGGCGAGCCGCGCACGGTCACGGCGGCGATCCCGACCGTCGGTGGCGCCGGTCTCTGGAGCGCGAGCGCCTAG
- a CDS encoding Mrp/NBP35 family ATP-binding protein has protein sequence MSAEPSGPAHDLAGRVRAALERVIDPEIRRPVTELDMVPSIRVDGDAVQIDLRLTIVGCPAATAIERDVRAAAESVDGVGPVTVDVGVMDAATRDALIARLRGARPSGHPFTADSLTRVIAITSGKGGVGKSTLTANLAVALAQEGLRVGLVDADVFGFSIPALLGIADAKPTRVGDMIMPPRAHGVAVISIGMFVDARTAVSWRGPMLHRTVQQFLTDVHFGDLDVLLLDMPPGTGDVAISVGQLMPHAEVVVVTTPQRAAADVAERSGLVARQTGQTVIGVVENMAGLAQPDGSVLELFGSGGGAETAARLEVPLLAQVPLSVALREGGDAGEPIVLGTPGAEGDPAGAAIRRLASELARRPRGLAGRKLSLAPRDAGSSRA, from the coding sequence ATGAGCGCTGAGCCCTCGGGCCCGGCGCACGACCTCGCGGGGCGCGTGCGGGCCGCACTCGAGCGCGTCATCGACCCGGAGATCCGGCGGCCGGTCACCGAGCTCGACATGGTGCCGAGCATCCGCGTCGACGGCGACGCCGTGCAGATCGACCTGCGTCTGACGATCGTCGGCTGCCCGGCCGCGACCGCGATCGAGCGCGACGTGCGGGCGGCAGCCGAGAGCGTCGACGGGGTCGGACCGGTCACGGTCGACGTCGGGGTCATGGATGCTGCCACGCGCGACGCGCTCATCGCGCGGCTACGCGGCGCCCGGCCCTCGGGTCACCCGTTCACGGCCGACTCGCTGACCCGGGTCATCGCGATCACGAGCGGCAAGGGCGGCGTCGGCAAGTCGACGCTCACGGCCAACCTGGCCGTCGCCCTGGCGCAGGAGGGCTTGCGGGTCGGGCTGGTCGACGCCGACGTCTTCGGATTCTCGATCCCGGCGCTGCTCGGCATCGCCGACGCGAAGCCGACGCGGGTGGGCGACATGATCATGCCGCCGCGCGCGCACGGGGTCGCGGTGATCTCGATCGGCATGTTCGTGGATGCCCGCACGGCCGTCTCCTGGCGCGGGCCGATGCTGCACCGCACGGTGCAGCAGTTCCTCACCGACGTGCACTTCGGCGACCTCGATGTGCTGCTGCTCGACATGCCGCCCGGCACGGGCGATGTGGCGATCTCGGTGGGGCAGCTGATGCCGCACGCCGAGGTGGTGGTGGTGACGACGCCGCAGCGGGCGGCGGCCGATGTGGCCGAGCGCTCGGGGCTGGTGGCCCGGCAGACGGGGCAGACGGTGATCGGCGTCGTGGAGAACATGGCCGGGCTGGCGCAACCCGACGGCAGCGTGCTCGAGCTGTTCGGCTCGGGCGGCGGAGCCGAGACGGCCGCGCGGCTGGAGGTGCCGCTGCTGGCGCAGGTGCCGCTCAGCGTGGCGCTGCGCGAGGGCGGCGACGCGGGCGAGCCAATCGTGCTCGGAACCCCGGGCGCGGAGGGCGACCCGGCGGGAGCGGCGATCCGGCGACTGGCGTCCGAGCTGGCGCGGCGGCCCCGCGGGCTCGCGGGGCGCAAGCTCTCGCTCGCACCCCGCGACGCGGGATCCTCCCGGGCCTAG
- a CDS encoding DUF1003 domain-containing protein, translated as MAARDRRRERRPEVRLDSPKGLRTPLVPRFSTGNDRMGRFSEAFARGMGTPWFLVGMTVIVTVWLVYNTVAPVEAQFDPRALNFTLLTLILSLQASYAAPMILLAQNRQDDRDRVQIEQDRQRAERNLADTEYLAREVVALRLALKEVVTRDHLRTELRALLDELDRRDREDVERADAERADAERADVERAQSGAGDVSSSGAPRTDER; from the coding sequence ATGGCGGCGCGCGATCGTCGGCGCGAGCGCCGGCCCGAGGTGCGGCTCGACTCGCCGAAGGGCCTGCGCACCCCGCTCGTGCCGCGCTTCTCGACCGGCAACGACCGCATGGGCCGGTTCTCCGAGGCCTTCGCACGCGGCATGGGCACGCCCTGGTTCCTGGTCGGCATGACCGTCATCGTCACGGTGTGGCTGGTCTACAACACCGTGGCGCCGGTCGAGGCCCAGTTCGATCCGCGGGCGCTGAACTTCACCCTGCTGACGCTGATCCTGTCGCTGCAGGCCTCCTACGCGGCCCCGATGATCCTGCTCGCGCAGAACCGTCAGGACGACCGTGACCGCGTGCAGATCGAGCAGGACCGCCAGCGCGCCGAGCGCAACCTGGCCGACACCGAGTACCTCGCCCGGGAGGTGGTCGCCCTGCGGCTGGCGCTGAAGGAGGTCGTCACCCGCGACCACCTGCGCACCGAGCTGCGAGCACTGCTGGACGAGCTGGATCGCCGCGATCGTGAGGATGTTGAGCGAGCGGATGCTGAGCGAGCGGATGCTGAGCGAGCGGATGTTGAGCGAGCGCAGAGCGGCGCGGGCGACGTGAGCAGCTCCGGGGCTCCGCGGACCGATGAGCGCTGA
- a CDS encoding magnesium transporter MgtE N-terminal domain-containing protein — protein sequence MSSTRVFVARLAGCAVFDPVGDRVGRVRDVLVVYRRNDPPRVIGLVVEVPGRRRVFVSIGRVTSMSGGQVITTGLINLRRFAQRGGEVRVLAELVGRGVQLRDGGGSATIEDVAIVESGLGEWTVDQLFVRKPRSVPAPFAKGATMFVRWGDVIEQTTGAVPQSAEHLVASYNELLPADLATSLLELPETRRIEVAEELSDERLADALEEMPETAQVEIIAQLDDERAADVLDQMEPDDAADLIAQLPTVRGEHLLELMDPEEAEDVRFLLSYDADTAGGLMTTEPIIVSADATVAEGLALIRRHELAPAIGAAICVTLPPYEPPTGRFLGMVHFQRMLRYPPHERLGTIIDRSIEPVGPDTSAAEVSRRLASYDLVSLPVVDENHRLVGVVTIDDVLDYLLPDDWRSADHDTTVPPRRRAAAPAARIRPEEGR from the coding sequence GTGAGCAGCACCCGCGTCTTCGTCGCCCGCCTCGCGGGATGCGCGGTCTTCGACCCCGTCGGCGACCGCGTCGGTCGCGTGCGCGACGTTCTGGTCGTCTACCGCCGCAACGACCCGCCGCGCGTCATCGGCCTCGTCGTCGAGGTTCCGGGCCGGCGCCGGGTGTTCGTGTCGATCGGCCGGGTGACGAGCATGAGCGGCGGCCAGGTCATCACGACCGGCCTGATCAACCTGCGCCGCTTCGCCCAGCGCGGCGGCGAGGTGCGCGTACTCGCCGAGCTCGTGGGTCGCGGCGTGCAGCTGCGTGACGGCGGCGGTTCCGCGACCATCGAGGACGTCGCGATCGTCGAGTCGGGCCTCGGCGAGTGGACGGTCGACCAGCTGTTCGTGCGCAAGCCGCGCAGCGTGCCGGCGCCCTTCGCGAAGGGCGCGACGATGTTCGTGCGCTGGGGCGACGTCATCGAGCAGACCACCGGGGCCGTGCCGCAGAGCGCCGAGCACCTCGTCGCCTCCTACAACGAGCTGCTGCCGGCCGACCTCGCCACCTCGTTGCTCGAGCTGCCCGAGACGCGCCGCATCGAGGTCGCCGAGGAGCTCTCGGACGAGCGCCTCGCCGACGCCCTGGAGGAGATGCCCGAGACCGCGCAGGTCGAGATCATCGCCCAGCTCGACGATGAGCGCGCCGCCGACGTGCTCGACCAGATGGAGCCCGACGACGCGGCCGACCTCATCGCCCAGCTGCCGACCGTGCGCGGTGAGCACCTGCTCGAGCTCATGGACCCGGAGGAGGCGGAGGACGTCCGCTTCCTGCTCAGCTACGACGCCGACACCGCCGGCGGTCTCATGACCACCGAGCCCATCATCGTCTCGGCCGACGCCACCGTGGCGGAGGGCCTCGCGCTGATCCGCCGCCACGAGCTCGCGCCCGCCATCGGCGCGGCGATCTGCGTCACCCTACCGCCCTACGAGCCGCCGACCGGGCGGTTCCTGGGCATGGTGCACTTCCAGCGGATGCTCCGCTACCCGCCGCACGAGCGCCTCGGCACGATCATCGACCGCAGCATCGAGCCGGTCGGGCCCGACACCTCGGCCGCCGAGGTCTCGCGCCGCCTGGCCAGCTACGACCTCGTCTCGCTGCCCGTCGTCGACGAGAACCACCGCCTGGTGGGCGTGGTCACCATCGATGACGTGCTCGACTACCTGCTGCCCGACGACTGGCGCAGCGCCGACCATGACACGACGGTGCCGCCGCGCCGCCGCGCCGCCGCGCCCGCTGCCCGCATCCGCCCCGAGGAGGGCCGCTGA
- a CDS encoding general stress protein, producing the protein MSTPSLFGRRPAAPPTVPQGDVLGEYATYPEAQKVVDRLAKADFAVSGMAIVGSDLKTVERITGRMTYGRAAIAGAASGSWVGLFFGLVLFLFSPAPDFSLVLAAALIGAGFGMMLGIASYAVNRRRRDFSSTHQVLAGSYQVIIDPSQTARARLALAESTAQAAAEESAGD; encoded by the coding sequence GTGAGCACTCCGAGCCTCTTCGGCCGCCGTCCGGCCGCGCCGCCGACTGTCCCGCAGGGCGACGTGCTCGGCGAGTACGCGACCTACCCGGAGGCCCAGAAGGTCGTCGACCGGCTCGCCAAGGCCGACTTCGCGGTCTCGGGCATGGCGATCGTCGGCAGCGACCTGAAGACCGTCGAGCGCATCACGGGTCGCATGACCTACGGGCGCGCCGCGATCGCGGGGGCGGCGAGCGGCTCGTGGGTGGGCCTGTTCTTCGGGCTCGTGCTGTTCTTGTTCTCGCCCGCGCCCGACTTCTCGCTCGTGCTCGCCGCGGCGCTCATCGGGGCCGGGTTCGGCATGATGCTCGGCATCGCCTCCTACGCGGTCAACCGCCGCCGCCGCGACTTCAGCTCGACCCATCAGGTGCTCGCGGGCTCGTACCAGGTGATCATCGACCCGAGCCAGACGGCGCGGGCGCGTCTCGCGCTCGCCGAGTCGACGGCGCAGGCCGCGGCCGAGGAGAGCGCGGGAGACTAG
- a CDS encoding aminopeptidase P family protein, whose translation MTDGKDAPRATENRSTTPASDTFRQYISSQWADRPRVEVPERPVSARAAERRARLSALYPGVRLVLPAGPAKQRSNDTDYAYRAHSAFAHLTGWGADTVPGSVLVLEPTDAGHTATLYFREGAGRDSDEFYANPEIGEFWTGPRPSLAEVAAALGLATAGLDTLEEVFGLIGADLADADEAGASDGAETLIVREADRALTDRLDALRMLAGVAGDDVEVDPARDAELARDLSELRLVKDSWEVEEMRRAVAATQQGFADVIADLPQIIAHPRGERLVEGTFNRRARAEGNTVGYDTIAASGPHACILHWTRNDGPVVPGDLILIDAGVELESYYTADITRTLPVSGTFTAVQRRVYEAVREAADAAFAIVRPGIRFREVHAAAMQVIARKTAEWGFLPVSAEESLAPDAGYHRRYMVHGTSHHLGLDVHDCGQARREFYMDGIVEAGMVFTIEPGLYFQPDDLTVPEEYRGIGVRIEDDILVTTDGAENLSAGIPRTADEVETWMRSR comes from the coding sequence ATGACCGACGGCAAGGATGCTCCGCGCGCGACCGAGAACCGCTCCACCACTCCGGCCAGCGACACCTTCCGGCAGTACATCTCGAGCCAGTGGGCCGACCGGCCCCGCGTCGAGGTGCCTGAGCGCCCGGTGTCCGCACGCGCGGCCGAGCGCCGCGCCCGCCTGTCGGCGCTCTACCCGGGCGTGCGGCTCGTGCTGCCCGCCGGCCCGGCCAAGCAGCGATCGAACGACACCGACTACGCCTACCGCGCCCACTCGGCGTTCGCGCACCTGACCGGCTGGGGCGCCGACACGGTGCCGGGCAGCGTGCTCGTGCTCGAACCGACCGACGCCGGGCACACGGCGACCCTGTACTTCCGCGAGGGGGCCGGCCGCGACTCGGACGAGTTCTACGCGAACCCCGAGATCGGCGAGTTCTGGACGGGCCCGCGCCCCTCGCTCGCCGAGGTCGCCGCGGCACTGGGCCTGGCGACGGCCGGGCTCGACACGCTCGAGGAGGTCTTCGGGCTCATCGGCGCCGATCTGGCCGATGCCGACGAGGCGGGCGCCTCGGACGGCGCCGAGACCCTCATCGTGCGCGAGGCCGACCGTGCGCTGACCGACCGGCTCGACGCGCTGCGCATGCTCGCGGGCGTCGCGGGCGACGACGTGGAGGTCGACCCCGCGCGCGACGCCGAGCTGGCGCGCGACCTCAGCGAGCTGCGGCTCGTCAAGGACTCCTGGGAGGTGGAGGAGATGCGCCGCGCGGTCGCCGCCACGCAGCAGGGCTTCGCCGACGTCATCGCCGACCTGCCGCAGATCATCGCCCACCCGCGCGGTGAGCGCCTCGTCGAGGGCACCTTCAACCGCCGGGCTCGGGCCGAGGGCAACACGGTCGGCTACGACACGATCGCCGCGAGCGGGCCGCACGCCTGCATCCTGCACTGGACGCGCAACGACGGCCCCGTCGTTCCCGGCGACCTCATCCTCATCGACGCCGGCGTCGAGCTCGAGAGCTACTACACGGCCGACATCACGCGCACCCTGCCGGTGTCGGGCACCTTCACCGCCGTGCAGCGCCGGGTGTACGAGGCCGTGCGCGAGGCCGCCGATGCCGCGTTCGCGATCGTGAGGCCGGGCATCCGGTTCCGCGAGGTGCACGCGGCCGCGATGCAGGTCATCGCCCGGAAGACCGCCGAGTGGGGCTTCCTGCCCGTCTCGGCGGAGGAGAGCCTCGCGCCCGATGCCGGATACCACCGCCGCTACATGGTGCACGGCACCTCGCACCACCTCGGCCTCGACGTGCACGACTGCGGGCAGGCCCGGCGCGAGTTCTACATGGACGGCATCGTCGAGGCCGGCATGGTCTTCACGATCGAGCCGGGCCTGTACTTCCAGCCCGACGACCTCACCGTGCCGGAGGAGTACCGCGGTATCGGCGTGCGCATCGAGGACGACATCCTCGTCACGACCGACGGGGCCGAGAACCTCTCGGCGGGCATCCCGCGCACCGCAGACGAGGTCGAGACCTGGATGCGGTCGCGCTGA
- a CDS encoding endonuclease/exonuclease/phosphatase family protein — protein sequence MIRRFFAAVIVVGVAAALLVIAWPNLFGLAEAPVVAQLVSVRALTSVIAVAAAITLGLVALLWAGARRFLAALALLAMLFALVNGAVLSTRGFGDESFPTRAPAELSVLTWNTLGDAPGAERIAELIIAEQADIVVLPETSQETAIAIAELTREADRPMWVYSIAFDYVAKARSTSVLVSVELGRHEVDDTVGNTTVLPSIVLRPLDPGGLTIVGVHPVAPLPGELENWRADLRWVDGICAGENVVMAGDFNATADHFRIVDPSAAVAGLGFGECQNAGLLTGNGAVGTWPTRLPPLLGAPIDHVFVSPDIAVTGMRVLTEYDGAGSDHRPVVARIILG from the coding sequence ATGATCCGCCGCTTCTTCGCCGCCGTCATCGTCGTCGGCGTGGCGGCCGCGCTGCTGGTGATCGCGTGGCCGAACCTGTTCGGGCTCGCCGAGGCCCCGGTGGTCGCCCAACTGGTGTCGGTGCGCGCGCTCACGTCGGTGATCGCCGTGGCCGCAGCGATCACGCTCGGGCTCGTGGCGCTGCTGTGGGCAGGAGCCCGGCGGTTCCTCGCCGCGCTCGCCCTGCTCGCGATGCTCTTCGCGCTCGTCAACGGGGCGGTGCTGTCGACGCGCGGGTTCGGCGACGAGTCGTTCCCCACGCGCGCGCCGGCCGAGCTCTCGGTGCTCACGTGGAACACCCTCGGCGACGCCCCCGGTGCGGAGCGCATCGCCGAGCTGATCATCGCCGAGCAGGCCGACATCGTCGTGCTGCCCGAGACGAGTCAGGAGACGGCGATCGCGATCGCCGAGCTCACCCGCGAGGCCGACCGACCCATGTGGGTCTACTCGATCGCCTTCGACTACGTCGCCAAGGCGCGGTCGACGAGCGTGCTGGTCTCGGTCGAGCTGGGCCGGCACGAGGTCGACGACACGGTCGGCAACACCACGGTGCTGCCGAGCATCGTGCTGCGGCCGCTCGACCCGGGCGGGCTGACGATCGTCGGCGTGCATCCCGTCGCCCCGCTGCCCGGTGAGCTGGAGAACTGGCGGGCCGATCTGCGCTGGGTCGACGGCATCTGCGCCGGCGAGAACGTCGTGATGGCGGGCGACTTCAACGCGACCGCCGACCACTTCCGCATCGTCGACCCGAGCGCCGCCGTCGCCGGGCTCGGCTTCGGAGAGTGCCAGAACGCCGGACTGCTCACCGGCAACGGGGCCGTCGGCACCTGGCCGACGCGGCTGCCGCCGCTGCTCGGGGCACCGATCGACCACGTGTTCGTGTCGCCCGACATCGCCGTGACCGGCATGCGCGTGCTCACCGAGTACGACGGGGCGGGCAGCGACCACCGGCCCGTCGTGGCCCGCATCATCCTGGGGTGA
- a CDS encoding PHP domain-containing protein produces the protein MTRGPIDLHTHSSVSDGTETPTQLIRAAVEAGLDTIAITDHDSTAGWDEAVAAAAGTGLQVIRGMELSTRHEWRSVHLLGYLFDPHDPVILRETARTRDDRLTRAERMVARLAEDFDITWDDVLAQSGGTTIGRPHIADALVARGVVPTRSAAFESILHFQGGYYLPHEAPTVLDGVRMIAEAGGAPVLAHPATRGRAAVVDGDDLGRLVDAGLVGLEVGHRENTPDGKARLLELAAQYDLVVTGSSDYHGEGKPNRLAENTTAPEALERLIAATRGIAPVRA, from the coding sequence ATGACCCGCGGCCCGATCGACCTGCACACCCACAGCAGCGTCAGCGACGGCACCGAGACCCCGACGCAGCTGATCCGGGCAGCGGTCGAGGCGGGCCTCGACACGATCGCCATCACCGACCACGACTCCACCGCGGGGTGGGACGAGGCGGTCGCCGCTGCGGCCGGCACGGGACTCCAGGTGATCCGCGGCATGGAGCTGAGCACGCGGCACGAGTGGCGCAGCGTGCACCTGCTCGGGTACCTCTTCGACCCGCACGATCCGGTCATCCTGCGCGAGACGGCGCGCACGCGCGACGACCGCCTGACGCGCGCGGAGCGCATGGTGGCGCGTCTGGCTGAGGACTTCGATATCACCTGGGATGACGTGCTCGCGCAGTCCGGCGGCACCACTATCGGCCGCCCGCACATCGCCGACGCGCTCGTGGCGCGGGGCGTCGTGCCCACGCGCAGCGCGGCGTTCGAGTCGATCCTGCACTTCCAGGGCGGCTACTACCTGCCGCACGAGGCGCCGACGGTGCTCGACGGCGTGCGCATGATCGCCGAGGCCGGGGGAGCCCCCGTGCTCGCCCACCCCGCCACCCGTGGGCGCGCCGCCGTCGTCGACGGGGATGACCTCGGCCGGCTCGTCGATGCGGGACTCGTCGGCCTCGAGGTCGGTCACCGCGAGAACACCCCCGACGGGAAGGCCCGCCTGCTCGAGCTGGCCGCGCAGTACGACCTCGTCGTCACCGGATCGAGCGACTACCACGGAGAGGGCAAGCCCAACCGGCTCGCCGAGAACACGACGGCGCCCGAAGCGCTCGAGCGGCTCATCGCCGCGACCCGCGGCATCGCTCCGGTGCGGGCCTAG